The Candidatus Margulisiibacteriota bacterium sequence ATATCTTTATGTCTTCGGGTAATTAGCTTTAAAATTTGATATGCTTTACCTTTTGTTCCCCTTTTTCTCTGTTCCATTTTTCTATTTAGGAATTGGCGTCGCGTTGAAAGTGCAATCTTTTTCTTAGTCTTACGATAAAGTAGAATAAGAAGAATGCCTAACAATACAAAAATTATCTTATAATTAATGCATGAACGTAATAGATTCAGGAGCCTTCAATGATTATATTTAGCGGCAAAATAATAGGAGGATATTCAGGTCTAATCCTTAAATATATAAAGCAGTTCCTTAATTTCGAAGAAATAACAGGGTTGGAAGTCAATAGACAGCATCCTTTAATTGTAAAATTAAGGCCGGATGTTTTTCTCAGAATTCAATTGCAGGGGGAAAAACATATCATGACCATTATTGGTAGTAACGGCGAATACAGAGATACCACAAAATTCGAAGTGCAACAGAATCAAGTTATAAGGCTAGGAAGAGACCCATATTCAACTAATTTCCTAATAGGAGATTACCACACTCAAATTAAGGATAAGGGCATTTCTAATATACACTGTGAAATATTAAGAAATGGAGATGATATTTATACTGTTAGAGATATGGGCTCAACTAACGGAACAATAATAACTGGAAGTGGTCATGTCCCAGTAATCCGGAGCACCAACGTGCCGGAAGGCTCTGAATTCACCTTAAGATTAAATAAACCTTTAGCTTTCTCTTTTTTAAATTATGTTTTTGAGAAACCAAAATATGTTAAGATAGTTGCTGATGAAAGATTTATCGGTTATGAAGAAAAGTTTTATAAACTATCCACTTACTATGGTGATTCTCGATCAGGTAATACTGGCATCATAGGATCTGTTTATTGCCCAGAGTTGTGTGACGACTTTGAGATAATCCTCCGAGAAAATATCTTGATGGTAAAACTAAAAAAACCTGCGATGTTGATACCCGCAAATGTATATGACAGTTTTTCCTATGACACAGTAGATGTTTAACCAATATTCTACAATCCCTCCATATCCTTTCTGCCGCAGGCAGGGAACCTCTTCTATGTAGATCCGCCGGAGATTGTTAATGCGGACCATTTAGGTCCCGGTAGCAGCATACAAATATACTACGATTAAAGAAGCTATATGCAAAAGAAAGCTTGCCCACTCGGCGATGTTCTACTTGAATAGATTCTGTTTACGCACGATATATTCCACATCAGCTTTGAGAAAATCACGGATATTTTTGTCCTCTATCCTGTTGATTGCTTTAAGGGTCTCGTGGATATCGTCAATTTTATCTGGCTTTTCTAATTCCATTTTAATCTCACCGCTGAGGCATTTCTTATATAAAGGGATCATTTTTATGAAATTTTTGAGCGTTTTTTTGCACCGTGAATCAGAGTATTGCTCTATTTCCCGCTGAAGTAGTATTTGTGCGAATTCCAACTCATCCATCTTGTATAAATCTGCGAATTTTCTAAGAATATCTTCAGAAAACTTAAGTCCTTTTGTTTCCACGTTCGTAATAAATGCTGGAGTTACGCCGAGCAGTTTTGCCAGCTCATTTGACTTGAGCGGGGCGAAGGCCTTAACCCTGGAATACTCTTTTGTCCTGTAATGCTTAATCATTTCTCCAAAGTTCATATAGATACCTCCAATTTATATCCAAACCAATAAGGTTTTCGGGTTTTTAACATTACTACCCCGCGCGTAGCGCGGGGTAGTAATGTATACTTTTCGAAAAGTACATTGATTTAATTATAAGTATATCACAAAGCTTAATCTATTAAACACTATGCCATTAACATATTAATTAATTAGGCCTCTTTCAATTCCTTGATGTATATTAATAATTCAAATAATGTAAATTATCGATGCAAGAGTTTGTTCTGTATTTGCGATAATTCAACAATATAATAAATTGTTTTGTTAATATATCAACTTTAGGATAATAGTTAGATCATGAAAGAGGAGGTGCGTTAGGTGGTATCACAGACTAAAAATGGAGAAGAGGATATGTCAGACAGCGAAATAATTGCTCGGTTAGTGAAGCAAATAGCAACCAAGAACCTGTTGCTGAAGTCGAACCAGGAAAAATTGTCTGGAAGCCACAACGCAATTTATAACAAGGAATAACAAGATCTAACAATCGACGCAAACTTTGCCTGTAACTTCGGGCGTGACATCCCCCGGTCCTGGTATTATAATCCCCGCAACATTGATGGCAGGGAGGGACTATGGATATTGAATTTATCAGTACTGCTTTTGAGAATGGCGAATTAATCCCTCGCAAGTATACCTGTGACGGAGATGACGCTTCTCCTCCTCTTGTATGGTCCGCACTCCCGGAGAGTACGAGAAAGCTTGCTATCCTGTGTGAGGATATCGATGATCCTGACGGGCCGAAAACTCACTGGATTATTTTTGATCTTCCTGTGAGCCTGAGAGGTTTGAGAGATGGAATACCGCAACAGCAGTTTCTTGAAGATGGGGTAAGTCAGGGAGTTAATGATTTCCATAGAGTCGGCTATACCGGCCCTTGTTCCTCCAAAACCGTTCATCGGTACCAGTTCACACTTTATGCCCTTGATGCTGAATTAAGTATGGAAGAATACACTGCAACCAAAGATCTTCTGTTAAAGGAAATGAAAGGTCATATCTTAGACCAGGGACAGCTTGTCGGTTTGTACTGATACTTCCTTTTTTTCTCCAAATTGAGGGTGCTAAAGATAAATGTTTTAAATGATTTGAAAAATTACCGATAATAAAACTAAATCTATACTCAAACTAATTTTTATTCTGAATATTTATAGCCTTAATTCTTTGCAAAATCCGGGTTAAGGCAGATAGAACGAAAGCCTGATTGGTTTCGGTATAAGATACTTATGCTTTTAAAGGAGTATTTTGTATGGATTTTATTGTGTGGAATGATACCTATAGCTTGAACGTCGCTAACATTAATGAACAACACAAAGAGCTTTTTGAACTAATAAATAATTTTTATCGGGGAGTAGACAAATCGATCAATAAAA is a genomic window containing:
- a CDS encoding YbhB/YbcL family Raf kinase inhibitor-like protein, encoding MDIEFISTAFENGELIPRKYTCDGDDASPPLVWSALPESTRKLAILCEDIDDPDGPKTHWIIFDLPVSLRGLRDGIPQQQFLEDGVSQGVNDFHRVGYTGPCSSKTVHRYQFTLYALDAELSMEEYTATKDLLLKEMKGHILDQGQLVGLY